From Erigeron canadensis isolate Cc75 chromosome 8, C_canadensis_v1, whole genome shotgun sequence, one genomic window encodes:
- the LOC122578401 gene encoding spliceosome-associated protein 49, translated as MSSNPNNSTVYIGNLDERVTDRVLYDILIQAGRVVDLHIPRDRETDRPKGFAFAEYETKEIADYAVKLFTGLVTLYNRTLRFGISGQDKSASNSPMPASNAPFRSRLNLEVSPNSMSPYTQVSPVAPQYSNVNRSHMDHNNYDHRRTHGTTWDNSNLYDRS; from the exons ATGTCTTCCAACCCTAACAACTCCACTGTTTACATCG GTAACTTGGACGAGAGAGTAACTGATAGGGTTTTATACGATATCCTTATTCAAGCTGGAAGGGTGGTTGACTTGCACATTCCTCGAGATAGGGAGACCGACCGCCCAAAAGGTTTTGCGTTTGCAGAATATGAAACCAAGGAGATTGCTGATTATGCTGTCAAGCTTTTTACTGGCCTTGTCACTCTTTACAATCGAACATTGAGATTTGGA ATATCTGGGCAAGACAAGTCTGCATCAAACTCACCCATGCCTGCATCAAATGCCCCTTTTAGATCAAGGCTAAATTTAGAGGTTTCCCCGAACTCTATGTCACCGTATACACAAG TCTCCCCAGTTGCGCCACAATATTCTAATGTAAATCGATCACATATGGATCACAATAATTATGACCATCGAAGAACTCACGGGACAACATGGGATAATTCTAACCTCTATGATCGTTCATAA
- the LOC122579770 gene encoding eukaryotic translation initiation factor 3 subunit I-like: MRPILMKGHERPLTFLKYNRDGDLLFSCAKDHTPTVWFADNGERLGTYRGHNGAVWCCDVSRDSSRLITGSADQSAKLWDVQSGTQLFTFSFDSPARAVDFSVGDKLAVITTDPFMGLTSAIHVKRIAADPDDQVGDSVLVLKGPQGRINRAVWGPLNRTIISAGEDAVIRIWDTETGKLLQENDKEVGHKKTITSLAKSTDCSHFLTGSLDKSAKLWDSRSLTLIKTYVTERPVNAVAMSPLLNHVVLGGGQDASAVTTTDHRAGKFEAKFYDKILQEEIGGVKGHFGPINALAFNPDGKSFSSGGEDGYVRLHHFDPDYFRIPSI; this comes from the exons ATGAGGCCCATATTGATGAAAGGGCATGAAAGGCCATTAACATTCTTGAAATACAATAGAGATGGAGATCTTCTATTCTCTTGTGCTAAAGATCACACTCCAACTGTTTGGTTTGCTGATAACGGTGAACGTTTAGGCACTTACCGTGGTCACAACGGTGCCGTTTGGTGCTGCGATGTTTCAA GAGATTCGTCAAGATTGATTACTGGAAGTGCTGATCAATCTGCTAAGCTATGGGATGTTCAGAGTGGAACCCAGCTTTtcacttttagttttgattcgCCTGCTAGGGCTGTTGATTTTTCTGTTGGTGATAAGCTTGCTGTGATCACTACTGACCCTTTTATGGGTTTGACTTCTGCTATCCACGTCAAACGCATTGCCGCCGATCCTGATGACC AGGTTGGTGATTCTGTACTTGTTCTCAAGGGTCCTCAAGGAAGGATCAATAGAGCAGTTTGGGGACCATTGAACAGGACAATAATTAGTGCTGGTGAAGATGCCGTGATTCGAATTTGGGATACAGAG ACTGGAAAGTTGCTGCAAGAAAATGACAAAGAAGTTGGCCACAAAAAGACAATTACCTCACTTGCAAAATCAACGGATTGCTCACATTTTCTTACTGGGTCGCTAGATAAGTCAGCAAAG CTTTGGGACAGCAGATCATTAACATTAATCAAGACATATGTAACTGAACGCCCAGTAAATGCTGTTGCCATGTCTCCGCTTCTTAACCAT gTCGTCCTTGGGGGAGGTCAGGATGCATCTGCTGTCACAACAACGGATCATCGTGCTGGGAAGTTTGAAGCCAAGTTTTATGACAAG ATTCTGCAAGAAGAAATTGGAGGTGTTAAAGGCCATTTTGGTCCAATAAATGCTTTGGCTTTCAACCCTGATGGGAAAAG TTTCTCGAGTGGAGGTGAAGATGGTTACGTGAGACTGCATCACTTTGATCCCGACTATTTCAGAATTCCATCAATTTAA